A DNA window from Centroberyx gerrardi isolate f3 chromosome 3, fCenGer3.hap1.cur.20231027, whole genome shotgun sequence contains the following coding sequences:
- the ppp1r27b gene encoding protein phosphatase 1 regulatory subunit 27b, translating to MKYYQCPMSQTMGIEAYSKDCGVPGPVTCNNSASLKPIRNVHFPNDIVFQDYVRQGELERIGRFMRTRRVSLDTIYHSGMAAIHEAVLSGNLECVKLLVKYGADIHQLDEEGWTPLHMACSDGFPDIARYLLSLGADHELENECGEKPADLIDPENKELLDLFGLADDN from the exons ATGAAGTACTACCAGTGCCCCATGTCCCAGACCATGGGAATTGAGGCTTACTCCAAGGACTGTGGCGTCCCGGGCCCAGTCACCTGCAACAACTCCGCCTCCCTGAAGCCAATCCGCAACGTCCACTTCCCCAATGACATCGTCTTCCAGGACTACGTGCGACAGGGCGAGCTGGAGAGGATCGGACGCTTCATGCGAACCAGAAGAGTCAGTCTGGACACCATCTACCACTCAG GCATGGCTGCCATCCATGAGGCCGTCCTGTCTGGGAACCTGGAGTGTGTGAAGCTGCTGGTCAAGTACGGAGCAGACATCCACCAACTGGACGAGGAGGGATGGACTCCTCTCCACATGGCCTGCAGCGACGGCTTCCCAGACATTGCACG CTACCTCCTCTCCCTGGGCGCCGACCACGAGCTTGAGAACGAGTGTGGGGAGAAGCCGGCCGACCTCATCGACCCCGAGAACAAGGAGCTGCTGGACCTGTTTGGGCTGGCTGACGACAACTGA
- the anapc11 gene encoding anaphase-promoting complex subunit 11 — translation MKVKVKQWNGVASWLWVANDENCGICRMSFNGCCPDCKVPGDDCPLVWGQCSHCFHMHCILKWLNSQQVQQQCPMCRQEWKFKE, via the exons ATGAAGGTAAAAGTGAAGCAGTGGAACGGAGTGGCATCCTGGCTGTGGGTGGCCAATGATGAAAACTGTGGGATCTGCAGGATGTCCTTCAATGGCTGCTGCCCCGACT GTAAGGTTCCAGGGGATGACTGTCCGCTGGTCTGGGGTCAGTGCTCCCACTGTTTCCACATGCACTGCATCCTCAAGTGGCTGAACTCCCAGCAGGTCCAGCAGCAGTGTCCCATGTGCCGACAGGAGTGGAAGTTCAAAGAATGA
- the LOC139924849 gene encoding THO complex subunit 4-like isoform X1, with protein sequence MADKMSMSLDDIIKMNKKGGGGGGGGGGRGNRGGRGRGSSGRSGNSGRAGGSGPVRSRQSFNRDRNSRPAPYTRPRELPDKWQHDMFDEGFGGRTAGRTGGSSGTAKGIEIGGKLLVSNLDFAVSDADIKELFAEFGPLKKAAVHYDRSGRSQGTADVHFEKKADALKALKQYDNVPLDGRPMKIQQVTSEVDTQRRPPAQSSSTRGFDRDRIGRPKFGRSETRRGGGGGGGGFRGRGRGGNRPQLSAEELDAQLDAYISKMDTS encoded by the exons ATGGCCGATAAGATGAGCATGTCTTTGGacgacatcatcaagatgaacAAGAaaggaggcggaggcggaggcggcggTGGCGGTCGCGGAAATCGAGGAGGCCGCGGCAGAGGATCGTCGGGCCGCAGTGGAAACTCAGGCCGGGCCGGTGGATCGGGGCCTGTACGGAGCCGACAGAGTTTCAACCGCGACAGAAACAGCAGACCCGCGCCGTACACCAGG cccaGAGAGTTACCAGACAAATGGCAGCACGACATGTTTGATGAGGGCTTTGGAGGACGAACAGCAGGACGCACAGGAGGAAGCTCAGGAACAGCAAAAGGCATAGAGATTGGGGGCAAGCTGCTGGTTTCCAACCTCGACTTTGCTGTCTCTGACGCCGATATCAAG GAGCTGTTTGCAGAGTTCGGACCTTTAAAGAAAGCAGCTGTGCACTATGACCGGTCTGGTCGCAGTCAGGGAACAGCTGACGTCCACTTCGAAAAGAAGGCAGATGCGCTCAAAGCCCTGAAGCAGTATGACAACGTCCCACTCGACG GCCGCCCCATGAAAATCCAGCAAGTGACTTCAGAGGTCGACACACAGCGGAGACCGCCTGCACAAAG CAGTTCAACCAGAGGCTTCGACAGGGACCGGATCGGGAGGCCCAAGTTCGGAAGGAGTGAAACGAggcgcggcggcggcggcggtggcggaGGTTTCAGGGGCCGAGGAAGAGGTGGAAACAGACCCCAGCTGTCTGCAGAGGAGCTGGACGCCCAGCTGGATGCTTACATTTCCAAG ATGGACACCAGTTAA
- the LOC139924849 gene encoding THO complex subunit 4-like isoform X2: protein MADKMSMSLDDIIKMNKKGGGGGGGGGGRGNRGGRGRGSSGRSGNSGRAGGSGPVRSRQSFNRDRNSRPAPYTRPRELPDKWQHDMFDEGFGGRTAGRTGGSSGTAKGIEIGGKLLVSNLDFAVSDADIKELFAEFGPLKKAAVHYDRSGRSQGTADVHFEKKADALKALKQYDNVPLDGRPMKIQQVTSEVDTQRRPPAQSSTRGFDRDRIGRPKFGRSETRRGGGGGGGGFRGRGRGGNRPQLSAEELDAQLDAYISKMDTS from the exons ATGGCCGATAAGATGAGCATGTCTTTGGacgacatcatcaagatgaacAAGAaaggaggcggaggcggaggcggcggTGGCGGTCGCGGAAATCGAGGAGGCCGCGGCAGAGGATCGTCGGGCCGCAGTGGAAACTCAGGCCGGGCCGGTGGATCGGGGCCTGTACGGAGCCGACAGAGTTTCAACCGCGACAGAAACAGCAGACCCGCGCCGTACACCAGG cccaGAGAGTTACCAGACAAATGGCAGCACGACATGTTTGATGAGGGCTTTGGAGGACGAACAGCAGGACGCACAGGAGGAAGCTCAGGAACAGCAAAAGGCATAGAGATTGGGGGCAAGCTGCTGGTTTCCAACCTCGACTTTGCTGTCTCTGACGCCGATATCAAG GAGCTGTTTGCAGAGTTCGGACCTTTAAAGAAAGCAGCTGTGCACTATGACCGGTCTGGTCGCAGTCAGGGAACAGCTGACGTCCACTTCGAAAAGAAGGCAGATGCGCTCAAAGCCCTGAAGCAGTATGACAACGTCCCACTCGACG GCCGCCCCATGAAAATCCAGCAAGTGACTTCAGAGGTCGACACACAGCGGAGACCGCCTGCACAAAG TTCAACCAGAGGCTTCGACAGGGACCGGATCGGGAGGCCCAAGTTCGGAAGGAGTGAAACGAggcgcggcggcggcggcggtggcggaGGTTTCAGGGGCCGAGGAAGAGGTGGAAACAGACCCCAGCTGTCTGCAGAGGAGCTGGACGCCCAGCTGGATGCTTACATTTCCAAG ATGGACACCAGTTAA